In one window of Episyrphus balteatus chromosome 3, idEpiBalt1.1, whole genome shotgun sequence DNA:
- the LOC129913201 gene encoding uncharacterized protein LOC129913201, with protein sequence MAIDFVIFGLLLISFTINLLPLGAFWVTPALRTTANRFVINLLIINLIGCCILAPTLFLSGNMLATVEINEESVGIITKNKASEFLPNEQRDQMLQQDSVVETNFDRNVSKRSEKTFQCNFTYNCQQLKIEDRSEKIVITEVNEKYLNDMIVDTRVKFRDNSRTLESTILTRCWTIDLAAALGALSVLLVVGDTWMAVRDPLRYHSRISGVKSYILIAMTWVFGILFGLISALREINFQCSAVIEKKIYILPGQIEVSGITTSMIFNMVFACIYFIVIILLPFGFVCGMYWRIVSEAKENGVRMRQNGSSPLLHNAVSGHRNSLTNTPSFGGLHMKIDRKRCRRDSIVRIAEAKKLTLPPLSEPEECPSGEENSNNISRPVSSVSNSEIKRNYSVKQISPLGQSSQDLIDPTFRQIQSTPNLQKYHQIRRESLNGFDPTSNNYRNIAHQSLQNPITNGGSPKSLSYMSSIRRRLSNASSLFKQREESRAARISILVVIMFLVSYLPYGLLVLLQGRVVENFSHSTQLAVFMILLANLSSPFIFAYRNKQVRHGVTRLFGLDARSKEHRLQRKGIFLRYGTKARISVRRSSSKVSAYSMNSCKYLTPILKHTNRTLRNKNGENKLKTNNTFPTNNNAQEAKCSDNSTITHQRSNISENIDVFDTTINIHPDDSHEKFSIFKIFCKNSSSRRSCATTQTCTDASEPMEV encoded by the coding sequence ATGGCAATAGACTttgtaatttttggtttacTGTTGATATCGTTCACAATAAATTTGCTGCCATTAGGTGCGTTCTGGGTGACACCCGCCTTACGAACAACGGCTAATCGttttgttataaatttattaataattaatttaatcggTTGTTGCATACTAGCACCAACATTATTTTTAAGTGGCAATATGTTGGCGACAGTGGAAATTAATGAAGAAAGTGTTGGTattattaccaaaaataaagcttccgAATTTCTTCCCAATGAACAGAGAGATCAAATGCTGCAACAGGATTCAGTAGTTGAGACTAATTTTGATAGGAATGTGAGCAAACGTTCAGAAAAAACATTCCAATGCAATTTCACGTATAATTGCCAACAGCTGAAAATTGAGGATCGAAGTGAGAAAATTGTGATAACCGAAGTAaatgaaaagtatttaaatGATATGATCGTTGATACTAGAGTAAAATTTAGAGATAATTCAAGAACATTGGAATCAACAATATTGACGAGATGTTGGACAATTGATTTGGCAGCTGCATTGGGAGCATTATCGGTGCTTTTAGTGGTTGGAGATACTTGGATGGCTGTGAGGGATCCATTGCGATATCACAGTCGGATATCGGGAGTGAAGTCATATATTTTGATAGCTATGACATGGGTTTTTGGGATACTCTTTGGACTGATATCAGCATTGAGGGAGATTAATTTTCAATGTAGTGCAgtgattgagaaaaaaatatacatctTGCCAGGGCAAATTGAAGTTTCTGGAATTACGACGAGCATGATTTTTAACATGGTTTTTGCATGCATTTATTTCATTGTCATTATATTGTTGCCATTTGGATTCGTTTGTGGAATGTACTGGAGAATAGTGTCAGAAGCCAAAGAAAATGGTGTTAGAATGCGTCAAAATGGATCATCTCCACTGCTTCACAATGCAGTGAGTGGGCATAGAAATTCGTTAACTAACACACCGTCATTTGGAGGTTTACACATGAAAATCGATAGGAAAAGATGTCGGAGGGATTCGATAGTGAGAATTGCAGAAGCTAAAAAGCTTACATTGCCTCCTCTTTCAGAGCCAGAAGAGTGTCCGTCAGGAGAggaaaattcaaataatatttcACGGCCTGTTTCAAGTGTAAGTAATTCAGAAATTAAGAGGAATTACTCAGTAAAACAAATTTCACCTTTGGGACAATCTTCACAAGATCTCATTGATCCGACGTTTCGACAGATACAATCAAcaccaaatttacaaaaatatcatCAGATTCGTCGGGAATCTTTAAATGGTTTCGATCCAACATCTAACAACTATCGTAACATAGCCCATCAGAGTCTTCAAAACCCAATTACCAATGGCGGCTCTCCCAAGTCACTTAGCTATATGTCATCTATTCGACGGCGGCTATCAAACGCTTCATCACTTTTCAAACAGCGCGAAGAGTCACGTGCAGCTCGCATCAGTATTTTAGTGGTTATAATGTTCCTAGTATCTTATCTGCCGTATGGCCTTCTAGTATTACTGCAAGGTCGAGTGGTTGAAAATTTTTCACACTCAACACAGCTAGCAGTTTTTATGATTCTCCTCGCGAATCTCAGCTCACCGTTTATCTTTGCTTATAGAAATAAGCAAGTTCGTCATGGTGTAACGCGGCTCTTTGGCTTGGATGCCCGTTCAAAAGAGCATCGTTTACAGCGGAAGGGTATCTTTTTACGTTATGGTACCAAAGCCCGAATTAGCGTAAGACGAAGTAGCAGTAAAGTTTCAGCTTATTCGATGAATTCGTGTAAATACCTAACGCCAATTCTTAAACATACTAATAGaactttaagaaataaaaatggagaaaataaacttaaaacaaacAACACATTCCCAACAAATAATAATGCACAAGAAGCAAAATGCTCAGATAATTCAACGATAACCCATCAAAGAAGCAACATATCGGAGaatattgatgtttttgatacaACAATTAATATCCATCCAGATGATTCACATGAgaagttttcaattttcaaaatattctgcAAGAACTCTTCTAGTCGTAGAAGCTGTGCCACCACACAAACCTGTACTGATGCATCAGAACCAATGGAGGTGTAG